One window from the genome of Eucalyptus grandis isolate ANBG69807.140 chromosome 7, ASM1654582v1, whole genome shotgun sequence encodes:
- the LOC120296140 gene encoding uncharacterized protein LOC120296140: MELQPRASSIIAKGLWKIVKIAFVMIRKELMSKREIIDDMIDGAKDKKLMRKSLRSLSFNHYNRSKKMCRVGLNRYEYEFSCSNSPNPVIVHSAKNKRQRFPCMRLPKVIEDFAEDEPGYPETLFFVAKTPEYTFNIQIERRSPLKSPYSVRVSNYSNYSSDDEGDGKYGQVDHKAEEFIRRFYDELRK, translated from the coding sequence ATGGAGTTGCAACCGAGAGCGAGCTCAATCATTGCCAAAGGGCTATGGAAGATTGTGAAAATCGCTTTTGTTATGATCAGGAAAGAGCTGATGTCCAAGAGAGAGATTATTGATGATATGATCGACGGGGCGAAGGACAAGAAGCTCATGAGAAAATCGCTAAGGAGTCTTAGCTTCAATCACTACAACCGCTCAAAGAAAATGTGCCGGGTCGGGCTCAACAGGTACGAGTACGAGTTCTCTTGCAGCAACAGCCCTAATCCGGTCATTGTCCACTCGGCAAAGAACAAGAGGCAACGCTTTCCCTGCATGAGGCTCCCTAAAGTTATTGAAGACTTTGCGGAGGACGAGCCTGGGTACCCTGAGACGCTCTTTTTCGTGGCGAAGACTCCTGAGTACACGTTCAATATCCAGATCGAGCGACGCAGCCCGCTCAAATCGCCCTACTCGGTGAGGGTCTCTAATTACTCTAATTACTCATCAGATGATGAGGGTGATGGGAAATATGGGCAAGTGGACCACAAGGCTGAGGAATTCATCAGGAGGTTTTATGACGAACTGAGGAAGTAA